In Acidovorax sp. GBBC 1281, a single window of DNA contains:
- a CDS encoding Bug family tripartite tricarboxylate transporter substrate binding protein has protein sequence MRVARPIPAFFCALGLVATAAPALAQGTYPDRPVKVIVALPAGGSADMIARMVGQKMAAELGQPFVVDNKAGASGQIGTPMVARAAPDGYTIMVSPASFLTTNKSIFKTLPYDPQADFVPITKLVNQPMVLVAKDAQKFPSVAAVLQAARAAPGRVTYASSGDGSPQHLAALMFGTRTQSSMLHVPYKGGAPAINDTLAGNVDLMFAVLPEALPHIQSGKLQALAVMSAQRSAVLPQVPTMAESGVPQVELSAWVGLLAPARTPQPVIDRLRSAAHAALAGDTQTRLAASGMEVAPGTTQQLQDTIAAEIKLHAELVKAAGLAPQ, from the coding sequence ATGCGTGTTGCACGCCCGATCCCGGCATTTTTCTGCGCCCTCGGCCTCGTGGCCACGGCAGCGCCCGCGCTGGCCCAGGGCACCTACCCGGACCGCCCGGTGAAAGTGATCGTCGCGCTCCCCGCTGGCGGCAGCGCCGACATGATCGCGCGCATGGTGGGCCAGAAGATGGCGGCCGAACTGGGCCAGCCGTTCGTGGTGGACAACAAGGCGGGCGCTTCGGGCCAGATCGGCACGCCCATGGTGGCCCGTGCGGCGCCGGACGGCTACACGATCATGGTGTCGCCCGCGTCGTTCCTGACCACCAACAAGAGCATCTTCAAGACCCTGCCCTATGACCCGCAGGCCGACTTCGTGCCCATCACCAAGCTGGTGAACCAGCCGATGGTGCTGGTCGCCAAGGACGCGCAGAAGTTTCCGAGCGTGGCCGCCGTGCTGCAGGCGGCCCGGGCCGCGCCGGGCCGGGTGACCTACGCATCGTCGGGCGACGGCAGCCCGCAGCACCTGGCGGCGCTGATGTTCGGCACCCGCACGCAATCGAGCATGCTGCATGTGCCGTACAAGGGCGGTGCCCCGGCCATCAACGACACGCTGGCGGGCAACGTGGACCTCATGTTCGCCGTGCTGCCCGAAGCGTTGCCGCACATCCAGTCGGGCAAGCTGCAGGCGCTGGCGGTGATGAGCGCGCAGCGTTCGGCGGTGCTGCCGCAGGTGCCCACCATGGCGGAAAGCGGCGTGCCGCAGGTGGAACTGTCGGCCTGGGTCGGCCTGCTGGCACCGGCCAGGACGCCGCAGCCCGTCATCGACCGGCTGCGCAGCGCCGCCCACGCCGCCTTGGCGGGCGACACCCAGACCCGGCTGGCGGCCAGCGGCATGGAAGTGGCGCCGGGCACCACCCAGCAACTGCAGGACACCATCGCCGCGGAAATCAAACTGCACGCCGAACTGGTCAAGGCGGCCGGGCTGGCGCCCCAGTGA
- the serB gene encoding phosphoserine phosphatase SerB, producing the protein MSAATEFAPGLVVQGLSTPLSLSDFKLIAFDMDSTLINIECVDEIADAAGRKAEVAAITEAAMQGLITDYKESLRQRVALLRGVTVGHLEHVFAERLRFNPGAKELVAAARSAGLTTLLVSGGFTFFADRVRAGLGIDLARSNQLEVEDGVLTGRMVDQAWGDICDGAEKRRTLLEVASLLGISPSQAIAVGDGANDLPMMGAAGLSVAYHAKPAVRAQAKVAINEGGLDRLLEVLR; encoded by the coding sequence ATGAGTGCCGCCACCGAATTCGCTCCCGGCCTTGTCGTCCAAGGCCTTTCTACCCCGCTGTCCCTGTCGGACTTCAAGCTCATCGCATTCGACATGGACTCCACCCTGATCAACATCGAGTGCGTGGACGAGATCGCCGACGCGGCGGGCCGCAAGGCCGAAGTGGCCGCCATCACCGAGGCCGCCATGCAGGGCCTGATCACCGACTACAAGGAAAGCCTTCGCCAGCGCGTGGCCCTGCTGCGCGGCGTGACCGTCGGGCACCTGGAACACGTGTTCGCCGAGCGGCTGCGCTTCAACCCCGGCGCCAAGGAACTGGTGGCCGCGGCCCGCTCCGCGGGCTTGACCACGCTGCTGGTCTCGGGCGGCTTCACGTTCTTCGCCGACCGGGTCCGCGCCGGGCTGGGCATCGATCTTGCGCGATCGAACCAGCTGGAGGTCGAGGACGGCGTGCTCACCGGCCGCATGGTGGACCAGGCCTGGGGCGACATCTGCGACGGCGCCGAGAAACGCCGGACGCTGCTGGAGGTGGCCTCGCTGCTGGGCATTTCGCCCAGCCAGGCCATTGCCGTGGGTGACGGCGCCAACGACCTGCCCATGATGGGGGCCGCGGGCCTGTCGGTGGCCTACCACGCCAAGCCGGCGGTGCGGGCCCAGGCCAAGGTGGCGATCAACGAAGGCGGGCTGGATCGCCTGCTGGAAGTGCTGCGCTGA
- a CDS encoding MetQ/NlpA family ABC transporter substrate-binding protein — MLKKTLSALAVATLAFSAHAADVLKVAASAVPHVEILNFVKPQLKAQGVDLQVKEFSDYVQPNAAVEDKQLDANFFQHQPYLDSYNKDRKSSIVAVPDGKVHVEPFGAYSRKIKAVSELKEGALVAIPNDPSNAGRALILLQKQGLIELKDPKNITATPIDIVKNPKKLKFRELEAALLPRALQDVDLALINTNYAIEAKLNPTKDALFIEGADSPYANLVAARADRANDPRIQKLVKALHTPEVKKFIQDKYQGAVVPAF; from the coding sequence ATGCTGAAGAAAACGCTGTCCGCCCTGGCCGTCGCCACCCTGGCCTTCTCGGCGCATGCCGCCGATGTGCTCAAGGTCGCGGCCTCGGCGGTGCCGCATGTGGAAATCCTGAACTTCGTGAAGCCGCAGCTCAAGGCCCAGGGCGTGGACCTGCAGGTCAAGGAATTCAGCGACTACGTCCAGCCCAATGCCGCGGTGGAAGACAAGCAGCTGGACGCCAACTTCTTCCAGCACCAGCCCTACCTGGACAGCTACAACAAGGACCGCAAGAGCAGCATCGTCGCCGTGCCCGACGGCAAGGTGCACGTGGAGCCCTTCGGCGCCTATTCCCGGAAGATCAAGGCCGTGAGCGAGCTCAAGGAAGGCGCTCTGGTTGCCATCCCCAACGACCCGTCCAACGCTGGCCGCGCGCTGATCCTGCTGCAAAAGCAGGGCCTGATCGAGCTGAAGGACCCCAAGAACATCACGGCCACCCCGATCGACATCGTGAAGAACCCCAAGAAGCTCAAATTCCGCGAACTCGAAGCCGCCCTGCTGCCGCGCGCGCTGCAGGACGTGGACCTGGCGCTCATCAACACCAACTACGCCATCGAGGCCAAGCTCAACCCCACCAAGGATGCGCTGTTCATTGAAGGCGCCGACTCGCCCTACGCCAACCTGGTGGCCGCGCGCGCAGACCGCGCCAACGACCCCCGCATCCAGAAGCTGGTGAAGGCGCTGCACACGCCGGAAGTGAAGAAGTTCATCCAGGACAAGTACCAGGGCGCCGTGGTGCCCGCGTTCTGA
- a CDS encoding SDR family NAD(P)-dependent oxidoreductase encodes MSSLSGKVAIVTGSSKDIGAGIAERLAADGASIVVNYATAASDADAVVRRITAAGGRAVAAQADLSQPSQIQPLIDAALAQFGRLDILVNNAGIYRMDSLDSLTADSIDAHFALNVRGLLLTTQAAARVLPAGGVVVNISSGLAKSPYPAVHAYSATKGAVDTLTRSLAIELGPRQIRVVGIAPGFVKTEGSADAPKEMVDMLVGKTPLGRVGTPADIADAVAFAVSERGGWITGTTIDVAGGMVF; translated from the coding sequence ATGAGCTCACTCTCAGGCAAGGTCGCGATCGTCACCGGTTCGTCCAAAGACATCGGTGCCGGCATCGCCGAGCGACTGGCTGCCGATGGCGCGTCCATCGTCGTGAACTACGCCACCGCTGCATCGGACGCGGACGCCGTTGTGCGCCGCATCACCGCCGCCGGTGGCCGGGCAGTCGCCGCGCAGGCAGACCTCTCGCAGCCATCGCAGATCCAGCCGTTGATCGATGCTGCCCTTGCACAATTCGGTCGGCTGGACATCCTCGTGAACAACGCGGGCATCTACCGCATGGACTCGCTGGATTCGCTGACGGCGGACAGCATCGATGCCCACTTCGCGCTCAATGTGCGGGGTTTGCTTTTGACCACGCAGGCTGCTGCGCGCGTGCTGCCGGCGGGTGGCGTCGTGGTCAACATCAGTTCGGGGCTGGCCAAGAGTCCCTACCCGGCGGTGCATGCCTACTCGGCCACCAAAGGTGCCGTCGACACGCTGACGCGCTCGCTGGCCATAGAGCTTGGACCCCGCCAGATCCGGGTGGTGGGTATCGCCCCGGGCTTCGTGAAAACGGAAGGCAGTGCCGATGCCCCCAAGGAGATGGTCGACATGCTGGTCGGCAAGACGCCGCTCGGCCGGGTGGGGACGCCGGCGGACATCGCCGACGCCGTGGCGTTCGCGGTGTCGGAGCGCGGTGGATGGATCACCGGAACGACCATCGACGTTGCCGGGGGCATGGTGTTCTGA
- a CDS encoding LysE/ArgO family amino acid transporter, with the protein MWITSPPSFSAASVSASWLAGFTVCLTLIVSIGAQNLFVLRQAVQGRHVRACIAWCVISDALLVAVGVAGMAQLLGQSPTLAWCLTLGGAVFLFAYGCFAWHRAFCAPQAALPATGRAERSALGVVGALAVITLLNPHVYLDTVVLIGSIGARQDGGLKWVFVVGAACASLLWFLVLAFAGRRLQHVFANPRAWRVLDTLTGATMFALAWWVARSVQGD; encoded by the coding sequence ATGTGGATCACCTCGCCCCCCTCCTTTTCTGCCGCTTCCGTTTCCGCCTCGTGGCTGGCCGGATTCACGGTGTGCCTGACGTTGATCGTCTCCATCGGCGCACAGAACCTGTTTGTGCTGCGCCAGGCCGTGCAGGGCCGCCATGTACGCGCCTGCATTGCCTGGTGCGTCATCAGCGACGCGTTGCTGGTGGCGGTGGGCGTGGCCGGCATGGCGCAGCTGCTGGGCCAATCGCCCACGCTGGCGTGGTGCCTGACGTTGGGCGGGGCGGTGTTCCTGTTCGCGTACGGATGCTTTGCGTGGCACCGGGCGTTCTGCGCGCCGCAGGCGGCGCTGCCCGCCACGGGGCGGGCCGAACGCAGTGCATTGGGCGTCGTCGGCGCGCTGGCCGTCATCACGCTGCTCAATCCGCACGTGTACCTGGACACCGTGGTGCTGATCGGGTCGATTGGCGCGCGGCAGGATGGCGGCCTGAAGTGGGTCTTCGTGGTGGGTGCCGCCTGCGCCAGCCTGCTGTGGTTTCTCGTGCTGGCCTTCGCGGGTCGGCGCCTGCAGCACGTGTTCGCCAATCCGCGCGCGTGGCGAGTGCTCGACACGTTGACGGGTGCCACCATGTTTGCGCTGGCGTGGTGGGTGGCGCGCAGCGTGCAGGGCGATTGA
- a CDS encoding HTH-type transcriptional regulator ArgP: MLDYAGLEALAAVMREGSFERAARKLHVTPSAISQRVKQLEERAGQVLVLRGTPCTGTDAGRRLCLHVEQVALLENELRRANPALMPDTQAPAPTLKLAVNADSLSTWFMDAMAAFTAGGNELLDIRIDDQEHTAQRLREGEVIAAVTASAGSIAGCNTWPLGAMHYVAVGSPQFVERHFGGGVTPETAALAPMMVYGRNDRLQDQWLQRQGLASRRHPPRHFMPSNQGFLRSCEVGMGWGMHPTVLIERQLADGTLVELRPQAGMDVPLHWALPRSAQAGLERLTRCVMAAAGAWLGDGTARPSLAARQTP, from the coding sequence ATGCTTGACTATGCCGGCCTGGAAGCCTTGGCGGCCGTGATGCGCGAAGGCAGCTTCGAGCGCGCTGCGCGCAAGCTGCACGTCACGCCCTCGGCCATCTCGCAACGCGTGAAGCAGTTGGAAGAGCGCGCAGGCCAAGTGCTGGTGCTGCGCGGAACGCCGTGCACGGGCACCGACGCGGGCCGCCGGCTCTGCCTGCACGTGGAACAGGTGGCCTTGCTGGAAAACGAACTGCGCCGTGCCAACCCTGCGTTGATGCCCGACACCCAGGCGCCAGCCCCCACATTGAAGCTGGCGGTGAATGCCGATTCCCTGTCGACCTGGTTCATGGACGCGATGGCGGCCTTCACCGCAGGAGGAAACGAGCTGCTGGACATCCGCATCGACGACCAGGAACACACCGCCCAGCGACTGCGCGAAGGCGAGGTGATCGCCGCCGTCACCGCCAGCGCGGGCAGCATCGCGGGCTGCAACACTTGGCCGCTGGGCGCCATGCACTACGTGGCAGTCGGCAGCCCGCAATTCGTGGAGCGCCACTTCGGCGGCGGCGTGACGCCCGAGACCGCGGCGCTCGCGCCCATGATGGTCTATGGCCGCAACGACCGCCTGCAGGACCAGTGGCTGCAGCGCCAGGGCCTGGCCTCGCGCCGCCACCCGCCCCGCCACTTCATGCCGTCCAACCAGGGCTTCCTGCGCAGCTGCGAGGTCGGCATGGGCTGGGGCATGCACCCCACCGTGCTGATCGAACGGCAACTGGCCGATGGCACGCTGGTGGAGCTGCGGCCGCAGGCGGGGATGGACGTGCCCCTGCACTGGGCGCTGCCGCGCTCGGCCCAGGCGGGGCTGGAGCGGCTCACCCGCTGCGTGATGGCGGCGGCGGGGGCCTGGCTGGGCGACGGCACGGCGCGACCATCGCTTGCTGCGCGTCAAACCCCTTGA
- a CDS encoding group III truncated hemoglobin, whose amino-acid sequence MDSTAPLQPLVRHTLDLAGITDLVHGFYADVRADALLGPVFDAALQDRWEPHLARMVDFWSTVALGSRRYRRNVLAQHGALEGVTPAHFAAWVGLWRQHTERRFAPEVAHSLQQAAHGVARALFRKCFGHLPAFDMPAGGH is encoded by the coding sequence ATGGATTCAACCGCTCCCCTTCAGCCCCTCGTTCGGCACACCCTGGACCTGGCGGGCATCACCGACCTCGTGCACGGCTTCTACGCCGACGTGCGCGCCGATGCCCTGCTGGGCCCCGTGTTCGACGCGGCGCTGCAGGACCGCTGGGAGCCGCACCTGGCGCGCATGGTGGACTTCTGGAGCACGGTGGCGCTGGGCAGCCGGCGCTACCGCCGCAACGTGCTCGCACAGCACGGCGCGCTGGAGGGTGTGACGCCGGCGCATTTCGCGGCCTGGGTGGGGCTGTGGCGGCAGCACACCGAGCGCCGCTTCGCACCCGAGGTGGCGCATTCGCTGCAGCAGGCCGCGCACGGCGTGGCCCGCGCGCTGTTCCGCAAATGCTTCGGGCACCTGCCGGCCTTCGACATGCCGGCCGGCGGCCACTGA
- a CDS encoding DUF3820 family protein, with product MDPEQLQRLLTVQMPYGKYKGHAIADLPGNYLNWFAREGFPRGDLGRLLALMHEIDHNGLSALLEPLRAQAGQGPAARR from the coding sequence ATGGACCCGGAACAACTGCAGCGCCTGCTGACCGTCCAGATGCCCTACGGCAAGTACAAGGGCCACGCCATTGCGGACCTGCCGGGCAACTACCTGAACTGGTTCGCCCGCGAGGGCTTTCCGCGCGGCGATCTGGGCCGGCTGCTGGCCCTCATGCACGAGATCGACCACAACGGCCTGTCGGCCCTGCTGGAGCCGCTGCGAGCCCAGGCCGGGCAGGGCCCGGCGGCCCGGCGCTGA
- a CDS encoding translation initiation factor Sui1 produces the protein MRLSDLGGLVYSTESGRMCPGCRQPVAQCACQAARAVPVGDGTVRVSRETKGRGGKAVTVVKGVALDEAALALLGKQLKAACGSGGTVKDGVIEVQGDHVERVMDALRQRGHTVKRAGG, from the coding sequence ATGCGCCTGAGCGACCTGGGCGGCCTCGTCTATTCGACCGAATCGGGCCGCATGTGCCCCGGCTGCCGCCAGCCCGTGGCGCAGTGCGCCTGCCAGGCGGCCCGCGCGGTGCCGGTGGGCGATGGCACCGTGCGGGTCTCTCGCGAGACCAAGGGGCGGGGCGGCAAGGCGGTCACGGTGGTGAAAGGCGTGGCGCTGGACGAGGCGGCGCTGGCGCTGCTGGGCAAGCAGCTCAAGGCCGCGTGCGGCAGCGGCGGGACCGTGAAGGACGGCGTGATCGAGGTGCAGGGCGATCATGTCGAGCGCGTGATGGACGCGTTGCGGCAACGGGGCCACACCGTCAAGCGAGCTGGGGGCTGA
- a CDS encoding DEAD/DEAH box helicase: MPFASLGLSPALVHAADAMGFTTPTAVQAEAIPAALRGADVRACAQTGSGKTAAFALPLLQQCLPHTLAQAGRGARRVRALVLVPTRELAEQVGEVLRDLARHLLPQRLAVAVVFGGVSINPQMMGLRSGADIVVATPGRLLDLVDHNAVALSAVQTLVLDEADRLLDLGFAEELNRVLALLPVERQNLLFSATFAPAVAALADGLLREPVRIEIAHSPETTPDIAQRAIAVDPGRRTQLLRHLVQTHEWSRVLVFVATQYAAEHVAEKLYQAGIFASPFHGGLSQGARKQVLQEFKDDRWQVVVTTDLASRGIDIAQLPVVVNFDLPRSVTDYVHRIGRTGRAGETGVAVSFVSASTEAHWRLIEKRQRMALPLEQISGFEPTEAAPAAPPGNGGIKGKRPSKKDKLRAAAAHQGQENGGADD, translated from the coding sequence ATGCCTTTTGCTTCCCTCGGCCTCTCGCCCGCCCTTGTCCACGCCGCCGATGCGATGGGCTTCACCACGCCCACGGCGGTCCAGGCCGAGGCCATTCCGGCCGCGCTGCGCGGCGCCGACGTGCGGGCCTGTGCGCAGACCGGTTCGGGCAAGACCGCCGCCTTCGCCTTGCCGCTGCTGCAGCAGTGCCTGCCGCACACGCTGGCCCAGGCCGGCCGGGGCGCGCGCCGCGTGCGGGCCCTGGTGCTGGTACCCACGCGCGAGCTGGCGGAGCAGGTCGGCGAGGTCCTGCGCGATCTGGCCCGGCACCTGCTGCCGCAGCGCCTGGCGGTTGCCGTGGTGTTCGGCGGCGTCTCCATCAACCCGCAGATGATGGGCCTGCGCAGCGGGGCCGACATCGTCGTCGCCACGCCGGGCCGCCTGCTGGACCTGGTGGACCACAACGCGGTGGCGCTCTCCGCCGTGCAGACCCTGGTGCTGGACGAGGCCGACCGCCTGCTCGACTTAGGCTTCGCGGAAGAACTGAACCGCGTGCTGGCCCTGTTGCCCGTGGAGCGGCAGAACCTGCTGTTTTCGGCCACCTTCGCGCCGGCGGTGGCCGCGCTGGCGGACGGCCTGCTGCGCGAGCCGGTTCGCATCGAGATCGCCCACTCGCCCGAGACCACGCCCGACATCGCCCAGCGCGCCATCGCCGTGGACCCGGGCCGGCGCACCCAGTTGCTGCGCCACCTGGTGCAGACGCACGAATGGTCGCGCGTGCTGGTGTTCGTGGCCACGCAGTACGCCGCCGAGCATGTGGCCGAGAAGCTCTACCAGGCGGGCATCTTCGCCTCGCCCTTCCATGGGGGGCTGAGCCAGGGCGCGCGCAAGCAGGTGCTGCAGGAGTTCAAGGACGACCGCTGGCAGGTGGTGGTGACGACCGACCTCGCCTCGCGCGGGATCGACATCGCCCAGTTGCCCGTGGTGGTCAACTTCGACCTGCCCCGCTCGGTGACCGACTACGTGCACCGCATTGGCCGCACCGGCCGCGCGGGCGAGACCGGCGTGGCCGTGAGCTTCGTCAGCGCCAGCACCGAGGCGCACTGGCGCCTGATCGAAAAGCGCCAGCGCATGGCCCTGCCGCTGGAGCAGATCTCCGGCTTCGAGCCCACCGAGGCCGCGCCCGCCGCGCCGCCGGGCAACGGCGGCATCAAGGGCAAGCGCCCGAGCAAGAAAGACAAGCTGCGGGCGGCCGCGGCCCACCAGGGCCAGGAGAACGGTGGCGCGGACGACTGA
- a CDS encoding aldo/keto reductase — translation MQYRRLGRSNLQVSALCLGTMMFGDQTGRDEAAAIVADARERGVNFIDTADVYTRGASETMLGGLLKGQRNDWVLATKLGNKMSDRVNESQYSRTWMLREVDASLARLQTDHVDILYLHRDVNDMDLQEPLFAIDALLRAGKIRYWGVSNFRAWRITELVHLAARMGLPGPVVCQPYYNLLNRMPEVEILPACAHHGVGVVPYSPIARGVLTGKYLPGQPPAEGTRAARGDKRMAETEFREESLQIAQRLKGHAEERGVTLAQFATAWVLAHRAVSAVIAGPRTLAQWQDYAPALGVEITAQDEALVNDLVAPGHPSTPGYTDPAYPLYPRTRG, via the coding sequence ATGCAATACCGCCGCCTTGGCCGCAGCAACCTGCAAGTCTCCGCCCTGTGCCTGGGCACCATGATGTTCGGCGACCAGACGGGGCGCGACGAGGCCGCGGCCATCGTGGCCGACGCGCGCGAGCGCGGCGTGAACTTCATCGACACGGCTGACGTGTACACCCGGGGCGCGTCGGAAACGATGCTGGGCGGGTTGCTCAAGGGTCAGCGCAATGACTGGGTGCTGGCGACCAAGCTGGGCAACAAGATGTCCGACCGGGTGAACGAATCGCAGTATTCCCGCACCTGGATGCTGCGCGAGGTGGATGCCAGCCTGGCGCGGCTGCAGACCGACCACGTGGACATCCTTTACCTGCACCGCGACGTCAACGACATGGACCTGCAGGAGCCGCTGTTCGCCATCGATGCGCTGCTGCGCGCCGGCAAGATCCGCTACTGGGGCGTGTCCAACTTCCGCGCCTGGCGCATCACCGAGCTGGTGCACCTGGCGGCGCGCATGGGCCTGCCCGGGCCCGTGGTCTGCCAGCCGTACTACAACCTGCTCAACCGCATGCCCGAAGTCGAGATCCTGCCGGCCTGCGCGCACCACGGCGTGGGCGTGGTGCCCTACAGCCCGATCGCACGCGGCGTGCTCACCGGCAAGTACCTGCCGGGCCAGCCGCCCGCCGAGGGCACGCGCGCGGCACGCGGCGACAAGCGCATGGCCGAGACCGAGTTCCGCGAGGAATCGCTGCAGATCGCCCAGCGGCTGAAGGGGCATGCCGAGGAACGCGGCGTGACGCTGGCCCAGTTCGCCACGGCCTGGGTGCTGGCGCACCGCGCGGTGAGCGCCGTGATCGCCGGCCCGCGCACCCTGGCGCAGTGGCAGGACTACGCGCCCGCGCTGGGCGTGGAGATCACCGCGCAGGACGAAGCGCTGGTGAACGACCTGGTGGCCCCGGGCCACCCGTCCACCCCGGGCTACACCGACCCGGCCTACCCGCTGTACCCGCGCACCCGGGGCTGA
- a CDS encoding SlyX family protein, protein MPDTHPNEQRLNELEIKASFAEDLLDQLNLTIYRQQQQIDRLIAEVSQLRQQIPEGGGAAVRSLRDELPPHY, encoded by the coding sequence ATGCCCGACACCCATCCCAACGAACAGCGCCTGAACGAGCTGGAGATCAAGGCCAGCTTCGCCGAAGACCTGCTCGACCAGCTCAACCTCACCATCTACCGGCAACAGCAGCAGATCGACCGGCTCATCGCCGAGGTGTCCCAGCTTCGCCAGCAGATCCCCGAAGGCGGCGGTGCGGCCGTGCGCAGCCTGCGCGACGAACTGCCGCCGCACTACTGA
- a CDS encoding LysR substrate-binding domain-containing protein, whose product MAFDLTDLRLFANVLETGTITAGASASCITLASASERIRGMESALGVPLLLRTRRGVSPTPAGRTLLQHALIVLQQIERMQGDLGDHASGLRGHVRLMCNSAALSAWLPDRLAGFLHDHPGMSVDLQERPSHEIVDALRHGVCEIGVLADSVDAVGLQAFVLGADPLVLVVPRGHALAARRRIAFAEVLDWELVGLSAGSALDDHLAGHARRLGTRPRYRIRLGSFEAVCRMVGQGVGLAVVPRAVVQRCGRSAGVRAVALEDAWAVRSLVLCVRELDALPTPARELVARVLGASPGSGGG is encoded by the coding sequence ATGGCATTCGACCTGACCGATCTGCGACTGTTCGCCAACGTGCTGGAGACGGGCACCATCACCGCCGGCGCATCAGCCAGCTGCATCACGCTGGCGTCGGCCAGCGAGCGCATCCGCGGCATGGAATCCGCGCTGGGCGTGCCGCTGCTGCTGCGAACGCGGCGCGGCGTGTCGCCCACCCCTGCCGGGCGGACCTTGCTGCAGCACGCGTTGATCGTGCTGCAGCAGATCGAGCGCATGCAGGGGGACTTGGGCGACCATGCCTCGGGCCTGCGCGGCCACGTGCGCCTGATGTGCAACAGCGCCGCGCTGAGCGCCTGGCTGCCCGACCGGCTGGCGGGTTTCCTGCACGACCATCCCGGCATGTCGGTGGACCTGCAGGAGCGCCCCAGCCACGAGATCGTGGACGCCTTGCGCCACGGCGTCTGCGAGATCGGCGTGCTGGCCGATTCGGTCGATGCCGTGGGCTTGCAGGCCTTCGTGCTGGGGGCGGACCCGCTGGTGCTGGTGGTTCCGCGCGGGCATGCGCTGGCGGCGCGCCGCCGCATCGCATTCGCCGAGGTGCTGGACTGGGAACTGGTGGGCCTGTCGGCCGGCAGCGCGCTGGACGACCACCTCGCAGGCCATGCCCGCCGGCTGGGCACCCGCCCGCGTTACCGCATCCGCCTTGGCAGCTTTGAGGCGGTCTGCCGCATGGTGGGGCAGGGCGTGGGCCTGGCCGTGGTGCCGCGCGCCGTGGTGCAGCGCTGCGGCCGTTCGGCCGGCGTGCGAGCCGTGGCCCTGGAGGATGCGTGGGCCGTGCGCTCGCTGGTGCTGTGCGTGCGGGAACTGGACGCGCTGCCGACCCCCGCCCGAGAGCTGGTGGCACGGGTGCTGGGGGCGTCGCCAGGCAGCGGCGGCGGGTGA
- a CDS encoding sulfite exporter TauE/SafE family protein, with product MTASLTPTAFLAATAVFLLAGCVKGVVGLGLPTVAMALLALVMPPAQAAALLVVPSLVTNLLQLRSLSGLGPMVRRLGDMQLGVFAGTLAGAAWIGAPAGQGAAVALGTVLVLYAAWGLRGAPLQVPARAERWLGPAVGVATGLVTAATGVFVVPAVPYLQSLGLARDELVQAMGLSFTVSTLVLGAALAANGAYPGTAALSSMVLLVPAVIGMAAGQWLRGRLSPARFKACFFIGLGLLGLYMAVRGLVSLQA from the coding sequence ATGACCGCATCGCTCACCCCCACCGCCTTCCTCGCGGCCACGGCCGTCTTCCTGCTCGCCGGGTGCGTCAAGGGCGTGGTGGGCCTGGGACTGCCGACCGTCGCGATGGCGCTGCTGGCCCTGGTCATGCCCCCCGCCCAGGCGGCGGCCTTGCTGGTGGTGCCCTCGCTCGTGACCAATCTGCTGCAGTTGCGGTCCCTGTCGGGTCTGGGGCCGATGGTGCGCCGGCTGGGCGACATGCAGCTGGGCGTTTTCGCGGGCACGCTCGCGGGGGCGGCGTGGATCGGCGCGCCCGCCGGCCAGGGTGCGGCGGTGGCGCTGGGCACCGTGCTGGTCCTGTATGCCGCCTGGGGCCTGCGCGGCGCCCCGCTGCAGGTGCCGGCGCGCGCCGAACGGTGGCTGGGGCCGGCCGTGGGCGTGGCGACGGGGCTGGTCACGGCCGCCACCGGCGTGTTCGTGGTACCGGCGGTGCCCTACCTGCAGTCGCTGGGCCTGGCGCGGGACGAGCTCGTGCAGGCCATGGGGCTGTCGTTCACCGTCTCCACCCTGGTGCTGGGCGCCGCCCTGGCGGCCAACGGGGCGTACCCGGGCACGGCGGCCCTGTCGTCCATGGTGCTGCTGGTGCCCGCTGTCATCGGCATGGCGGCAGGCCAGTGGCTGCGGGGGCGCCTGTCGCCCGCACGGTTCAAGGCCTGCTTTTTCATCGGCCTGGGGCTGTTGGGCCTCTACATGGCCGTGCGCGGGCTGGTGTCCCTGCAGGCCTGA